The following proteins come from a genomic window of Vicinamibacteria bacterium:
- a CDS encoding DUF6364 family protein yields the protein MRNVTITLEEEVARWARVQAAERNTSVSRLVGELLRQYMKDEQAYSSAMKRYLTRKPKRLKRRGDQYPDREELHDRNRLR from the coding sequence ATGAGGAATGTCACGATTACCCTCGAGGAAGAGGTGGCCCGATGGGCCAGGGTGCAGGCCGCCGAAAGAAATACCAGCGTTTCTCGACTCGTGGGAGAGTTATTGCGCCAATACATGAAAGACGAACAGGCCTACTCGTCGGCAATGAAACGCTACCTAACGAGAAAGCCCAAACGGCTGAAGCGCCGCGGCGACCAGTACCCCGATCGCGAGGAGCTCCATGACCGCAACCGTCTTCGTTGA
- a CDS encoding alpha/beta hydrolase has product MCAGYQGLLPRLPDYYEKIRRPTLILWGRRERHFPLAHAERLHELVPSSELVLISGGEHWMAWRRAADLAEIVRRFLSGLAPPSSV; this is encoded by the coding sequence ATGTGCGCCGGCTATCAGGGCCTGCTGCCCCGTCTCCCTGACTACTACGAGAAAATCCGCCGCCCGACCCTCATCCTCTGGGGCAGGCGCGAGCGCCACTTCCCTCTCGCTCACGCGGAGCGGCTCCATGAGCTCGTTCCCTCCTCGGAGCTCGTCCTCATCTCCGGTGGAGAGCACTGGATGGCCTGGCGACGGGCCGCTGATCTGGCCGAGATCGTTCGTCGCTTTCTCAGTGGGCTCGCTCCGCCATCCTCCGTTTGA